A portion of the bacterium genome contains these proteins:
- a CDS encoding OmpH family outer membrane protein produces the protein MKKQMIAGLALVGFMAGVAGAAELKIAVVDTARILKEYYKTELAEAHIQQQLEDFSAERDKLMAQHKKMKQEFETLRAEAENKALTEEAREKKKELAEEKLTTVIDFENTIRDKAATRKKELEGEGRKIQGELAKSIKAAITACSQKGHYTLVLADGGLLGNGLESVLYVDPLMDITDEVLKILNADKAASKE, from the coding sequence ATGAAAAAACAGATGATTGCAGGGTTGGCGCTGGTGGGGTTCATGGCAGGTGTGGCGGGAGCGGCAGAGCTTAAAATCGCCGTTGTAGACACGGCCCGGATTCTCAAGGAGTATTACAAAACCGAACTGGCGGAGGCGCACATTCAGCAGCAGCTTGAGGATTTTTCCGCAGAACGCGACAAACTCATGGCGCAGCATAAAAAAATGAAGCAGGAATTCGAGACCCTGCGTGCTGAGGCCGAGAACAAGGCGTTGACAGAAGAAGCCCGCGAAAAAAAGAAAGAGCTGGCGGAAGAGAAGCTCACTACGGTCATTGATTTTGAAAACACCATTCGCGATAAGGCCGCCACCCGGAAAAAGGAATTGGAAGGGGAAGGTCGCAAGATCCAGGGCGAACTCGCCAAGTCAATCAAGGCGGCGATTACGGCCTGCTCCCAAAAAGGCCACTATACCCTGGTGCTGGCCGATGGCGGACTGCTCGGCAATGGCCTGGAGTCGGTGTTGTATGTGGATCCCCTGATGGATATCACCGACGAGGTTTTGAAAATTCTGAATGCCGACA